A DNA window from Zingiber officinale cultivar Zhangliang chromosome 3A, Zo_v1.1, whole genome shotgun sequence contains the following coding sequences:
- the LOC122050921 gene encoding LOB domain-containing protein 4-like, whose protein sequence is MKEAAGRRRQSAAASPCAACKLLRRRCVQGCVFAPHFPAEEPRKFACVHKVFGASNVSKLLQEMAEQHRGDAVRSLVFEADARVRDPVYGCVALISSLHRQIQSLQAQLALSQAHILHLRMRRTAAAHLASGDHITSASASSLSLEVDQTARFY, encoded by the coding sequence ATGAAGGAAGCAGCAGGGAGGAGGCGGCAGAGCGCGGCAGCGTCGCCGTGCGCGGCGTGCAAGCTCCTCCGGCGGCGGTGCGTGCAGGGCTGCGTGTTCGCGCCCCACTTCCCGGCGGAGGAGCCGCGCAAATTCGCCTGCGTGCACAAGGTGTTCGGCGCCAGCAACGTCAGCAAGCTCTTGCAGGAGATGGCGGAGCAGCACCGAGGAGACGCCGTGAGGAGCTTGGTGTTCGAGGCGGACGCCCGGGTGCGCGACCCCGTCTACGGCTGCGTCGCACTCATCTCCTCCCTCCACCGCCAAATCCAATCCCTCCAGGCTCAGCTCGCCCTCTCCCAAGCCCACATCCTACACCTACGCATGCGTCGCACCGCCGCCGCTCACCTCGCCTCAGGCGACCACATCACTTCCGCCTCCGCCTCCTCTCTGTCATTGGAAGTCGATCAGACGGCTAGATTTTACTAG
- the LOC122050920 gene encoding dof zinc finger protein DOF1.6-like yields MGVETGESRRRRAAEGEPALAAGAGRERCPRCESRDTKFCYYNNYNMSQPRHFCKSCRRYWTLGGTLRNVPIGGASRKRLRPSPAPAGAPEFRALPPLASTDAVAASDSPAGRGGPLFPGGGAGLLGMEEAFVPSRAGFGLGLGLGLGCGAARAAAEEMGFGGLGHHALLWSHSLLDEPGDAWRVGSSGAGGNLAWPDLAISAPSDGGGAPARDFH; encoded by the coding sequence ATGGGGGTGGAGACAGGGGAGTCGCGGCGGCGGCGGGCGGCGGAGGGGGAGCCGGCGCTGGCTGCGGGAGCTGGAAGGGAGCGGTGCCCGCGGTGTGAATCGCGGGACACCAAGTTTTGTTACTACAACAACTACAACATGTCGCAGCCCCGGCACTTCTGCAAGTCCTGCCGACGCTACTGGACGCTCGGCGGCACGCTCCGCAATGTTCCCATCGGCGGCGCCTCCCGCAAGCGCCTCCGCCCTTCGCCGGCTCCCGCCGGCGCCCCCGAGTTCCGAGCCCTGCCTCCGCTTGCATCGACTGATGCGGTGGCAGCCTCCGACTCGCCAGCCGGCCGCGGTGGCCCTCTATTCCCCGGCGGCGGCGCCGGGCTGCTCGGTATGGAGGAGGCTTTCGTCCCCAGCCGCGCAGGGTTCGGGCTGGGGCTCGGGCTGGGGCTCGGTTGCGGCGCCGCCAGGGCAGCTGCGGAGGAGATGGGGTTCGGTGGCCTGGGCCACCACGCCTTGCTTTGGTCCCACTCGCTGCTCGACGAGCCGGGAGACGCGTGGCGGGTAGGAAGCAGCGGAGCCGGCGGGAACTTGGCGTGGCCGGACCTCGCCATATCCGCTCCATCCGACGGAGGCGGCGCTCCGGCGAGGGACTTCCACTAA